Below is a window of Rhodamnia argentea isolate NSW1041297 chromosome 11, ASM2092103v1, whole genome shotgun sequence DNA.
ATGGCTGGTCCCAAAACCCAATTGTTGGGCGCACACAAATGATGATTTTCTTCCTCTGCCATGGCAACATTCGGTGGTTGAAATGCAAAAGGGATGGTTCGTAGTGATCTCCTCCACACAAACACCCAATTCTTGCTCTTCTTCAAAGTAGTTCAGTTTACTTGGTATTCTTAGGCAAAGATAATTAGAAACCTCTCAGAGACATGGAGGGTCATGGCAATCATCTGTGTGCCCAAAAGCATCCATGGTAGAGATTCCATTACAAGCATCGTTTGGTTTCGGAGATACTTCCAATGGTTAAATAATGCGCCACAGTTATGAGTACAGCCCGCTCGATGTTACTGTCATGAGCACCAAATCTGAGAGAGCCAATCGCATCGTTGTTATGGAGAAGCTGGAATGAAATACCAAGAGAGAAAAGATCGTCTTAAAGAACCCAACTATCTCACGGTAACACACAGCGTCTACACACTGTCGGTTCCACCTAGATTAGAGTAGAAAATCATTAAAGCAGACAGACTCCAATGTGTAGCAGCGATACATCTTATGTGCATGTTATCCCGCCCATCCCCGATCTAGGGGTGGATGAAATGAGTGCAGAATGGAAAAAAGTCTGTCAAGGCCAAAATGTTTAAATGATCCTAATTGTATCATATAGAGTACTATCAAAAGCAAATTTATTATCTCATACTCGGCACTGCCAAAAGCATCAATAACCAGCTACCATATCCATCATTTGATGACTCAACTAAATGGCTATATGATAAAACATCTCACATGGAACAGAGCAGAAAAAATAGTCACTTTTGAATTCTCATTGCTCATGAATAAATTAGGCACCAAAGCATTTTTAGTCCAACCTAAACCAAAATCTCAATTTTACTGTAATATTCAGCAGCAACTAGTTTGTGTGATTGAGAAATTCAAGGGAGTGGTACTTTCATAAGATAATGTGCGTCTTATTGGCAAAAATTGGTATAGTTTGGGAGAAGAAAGAAGCTAGGTGCTTTATTGACAGCAAGCAACATGCTCTGGTTACATCTAACAGACCAATTAAGTCGCACAGTTACACACATTTCTGTCCATCAAGTAAAcaagatagaaataaataacATATATTCAAATACTAGCAACCAAGACAAATTCGCcagattagagaaaaaaaacataCCAGTTAGACAGCAAGGCCTTGTTCTCTGGCCTTCCTCGACCACTTGAGAGTACTCTCAAGAGTAGTGTAAGCAGCAACATCGGTCAAGCTCTTGCTCTCAACAGCATAATCGAAAACCTCATAAGCCTCAGCCACCCTACCTTCTCTACAGAGGGATCTTACAAAGGTTGCATAAGCAGCTGTCTCAAGCTTCATATCACTGGATTTCATCATTTGATATAATTCAATGCCTTTTTCCAATAACCTCGACTTACACAACCCGTGAAGCAACGTATTGTATGTGCAAGAATTAGGACTACACCCCTTAGCCTCCATCTCCTCCAACAATCTTAATGCTCCAATCGTATCCCCCTCTCTGCACATTCCATTCATCAACGACGTATATGTTACCGCATCAGGAAAATGGCCTGCCTCCTCCATTATGTCCAAGTATTTCCTAGCATCCTTTACCCTCCCCGATTTCGACAACCCAAAAATCAAAGTATTGTAGGTTACAAGATCAGGCTCCACACCTTCATCTTTCATCCTCTTATAAACCCCAACCACCTCGCTCCCTCTGCTCAACATACAATACCCCTTCATTATCGTATTATAAACAAAACAATCGGGCTTAAACCCTTCTTCGCTCAATATGCCAACCAACCGCAGTGCCTCTCTTAGATTCTTAGTATTGCAGACATTATCAATCAGTATAGTGTACGTGACCAAATCAGGCTTCATACCCAAAGAATCACGCATCTCGTAAATGAAATTGTACACAGTAGCCAAAGCCCTGGTCTTACACAAATGCTTGACAACAAAATTGTATGTGTAACCGTCTGGAGGTGAATGCTTCGAAGACAGCTCTCGGATCAATTCGATGACATCATCCTCACGGCCGGAAGAACAGAGGGAACGGATAGCGACATCGACAGTTGCCTGGTTAGGGGTGACCCCCTTATTGACCATCAAGTTGAGGACTTGGTGGACATGGGAGAGCAAAGTGTCGGGCGCCTTGCAGGACTGGGACAGCAAGACGTGGTAGGTCGATCGGTCAGGCGAGAAAGAAGGGGACGCCTTGATCATGTGGTTGAGGAGAGAGATCGAGTCCTGGACGGTGGCAATCGCGGCGTAGGACTGGAGGAGGGAGTTGTGGAGGCGGATGTCAAGCTGCAATTTTGAGGCGGAGACAACAGAATTGAAGAGCTTTTTGGCGTCTGACAAGTGCGGGGACTTAAAGAGAGATCGCAATTGGGGAGGGACGGACAATGATTCTGGGGAATTGGGGTTTTGGGTCTTCCGGGAAACCTTGGCAGGTTTCTTGGGAAAATGAAGGGGTTTTGGAGGTATAGATGGGGAATTGAGGGTGGCGAGGGAGGAAGGGTTTATCGCCATTGAAGTGGAGATGGCTGACCTGAAAGATGGTGGGAATTTCCCCATTGTCGCTCTGCTTTCGTCCTCGAGCTGTGGTTTATTCTTGTAGGATTTGAGCTAGGGTTTTTAGGCTGCGTTTCATTCAGCTTTTCCAAGAGGCTTTGGGCAAATGCAACATAGTTTAGCCTAAAGTGACAtgggaaaatgcaaagactGCTTAGTAAACTGTGGTTTGAGAAGCAGCTTTGACAGACATGTTGTTTGGGATAAACTCATTTGAAATGGACACGGTTGAATACTTCTTTATACCCTGCAGGTGCAAGACCTCGTTGAAACTCATGCAAATGATATCTAACTTCTTTGTATAGCCCCAAATAACCCGTGAAATTTGAATATCCAGCATCTACGAAATAGTATTTACCTACACAAAAATAACGTTAAATTAATCGAAACAATTCGCTCCAAAATGCCTATCAATTCTTCTAAAGTCCGAAAACAGAAAACTAAAGATAAGAGAGGCAACTCAAACAATTCACACTAGACAAATTCATCTATATCCTGCAAGAGCATCACCAAGTTTGAGATTCTCATTGGATTGAGAAACACAAACACGATCAGCATACATTTGGTTCAATTCCAGCATGTTTTCAACAAAATTCAGTAAGATTCCAGCATATTTTGACAAAATTCAGGTTGTTTCAACAAGACTGTAGTATGTTCTAGTGAGTTTCAACAATTCCGAACAAATTCTAGCAACTTCAAGTAAACTTTAGTGAATGCTAGCAATCTACCATAAACTTCTAGCATATAGAACACGAGAACTCATCCAAAGGAGATATGCATAAAAATACAAGATAAGCGGATAAAAAGTAGTCCAACTTGTTAACAGGGAGTATTTTCCTCAGCCCAGGCGAGAAGAAAACCATCTTTACTTTCTAGTACAGCTCTATCGGAAAATAATATTGCGATCAATTCCTGACAGGAAAGTCTCAAGATGTTTctgccttctctctcttttttgccaGAGACGTCTAAAGATATGTTCTTCAGATTGATTTATAGCTTATCCCATTTTAATGCTTGTTCAAATTAAAAGCAAAGATGAAAGCAAAACAGGActtggcagaaaaaaaaaacaatgaaaagaacAAATCGCCTCTTCCAACAATCTAACAGTTCATACATAAGTCTAGAACTACGCTACTTGTGTTCTGTTCACAAAATGCACAACAAACAATCATAAtctgattaaaaaagaaatctttgCTCAAAGGGAAACCAGTCTAATCAACGGAAAAAGCCGCGCAGATCAATCTGTTGCTGCAAACATGCTAATATCTCCATCTAACTGATCGTAATTCCCAAGgcacaagatcaaagccatcATTTCCATTGAGCAAGGATCAAAATAATTCCAGAAGagggaaaaacagaaagaacGAGATAAAGAAACCCTAGCCCTCCTTAGCATGCAGCAGCAAAATCAAAAACCGATTCTACGATATCAAAGCCAAAACCTAACAAGCGAGAGGAAGAATCAATCAAACCTCAAGAGAGATCGCGGGGTGAAGTTTCAGAGAAGGCTGCGAAGCGGACTGATTCATAGGGTTCGTGGAAGATGTGGTGCAAAGCTGAGCGAAGCGCAAGAGGCAGAACTGAAGGTAGCGAGAAGTGTAgggcttttattttttaaaagtggcAAAGTTGGACTTTTAATAAGTTTCGAGGGCCAAAAAAAGTAACTGACcaaatttcattaattcatGTTAAGGCCCTTGGGGAATGGTTGTCAAACACCCCAAATTTTCTCCAAGGCGCGCAGGTTTTGAGCTGAGGTGAACATAAAGGTGGAACGAAATTGAGTAATTGAATGAATATTCTAGAATTAAATCTTGCCCCTCAAGTTTTTGTAGCTGTGGCAATTCACCccttaaaaatctcaaattttgcaATAATGTTCCAACAAATTCAAGGAAGTTACACTTTATTCTTAGTTTTTTACAGAATGTCATAGATTATCACCTGACgttccaatttttctttatcTGAAATTCGACCCAAACTTTTGAAATTCGTGGCAATGCTCCTCTTTTAGCAATGATAAAATCGAAAGATTGAAggagaaatgaaatgaaactaGAGTGGCATGATTCAGGAAAGAGCAAATGTTTTGGTCAAAAAGGTATGAGATCGTGCATGAGACGAGGTCAATTAACGATGCAAAAGAGATCGATCATCATAGACACCTATAGAGGAATTCAACAATAACAGAACAATTAACGAGCAAATCGACGTGGTTGAGGCGTATAGACAAACTCGTTGGAGGCACTCGGTTGAGAAATCAAATGCAAAGATATTGAACAGATTCTTAGCCAAATCAACGCAAAAGTATTGCAGCTGAGTTAAAATCATTAATACAGAGTCGGTCGCGAACGATTTTCAAATCAGTGGTAACAAGAATTCTCAGTCTCTGCTTCATATATAGCAACAGCAAACAGAGCATCGAAGATACCTTGAAGAAGATAGGCGACTGACTGCGAATGACGGTCGGATGGGAGGGGGAGGTGGCCGGAGACTAATGACTTAGTGGACCAGAACCGACCAAGTAAGAGAAAACAAAGCCTTCTTCTGTGGCGGAAGAACCGGCGAGGGCGGAGATTGATGGCGACTCAGAATCGACGGGCGACGGATGGCGAAAGACCATAATCAAACTCTCGTCCCGCTCTCGGTTTTTCTTCGTAACAGCTCTCCTCTGTAGCTCTCTCTTCTGTGCGTACGAATCTATGGTGGCCGACGATGGAGGATCGGCCGTGGCAACCGGCGGACTGGAGGcgacgaagagagagaaaatctttAGAGGAATCGCAGATGATCGGAGAGCGAGAGCGTCGTCCCAGTGTGTCCAATACCCTAAACCCTCGTTCAGAAATGAACGTCAACGAGAGACAGAGACCGTGTG
It encodes the following:
- the LOC115736420 gene encoding pentatricopeptide repeat-containing protein At2g17670; translated protein: MGKFPPSFRSAISTSMAINPSSLATLNSPSIPPKPLHFPKKPAKVSRKTQNPNSPESLSVPPQLRSLFKSPHLSDAKKLFNSVVSASKLQLDIRLHNSLLQSYAAIATVQDSISLLNHMIKASPSFSPDRSTYHVLLSQSCKAPDTLLSHVHQVLNLMVNKGVTPNQATVDVAIRSLCSSGREDDVIELIRELSSKHSPPDGYTYNFVVKHLCKTRALATVYNFIYEMRDSLGMKPDLVTYTILIDNVCNTKNLREALRLVGILSEEGFKPDCFVYNTIMKGYCMLSRGSEVVGVYKRMKDEGVEPDLVTYNTLIFGLSKSGRVKDARKYLDIMEEAGHFPDAVTYTSLMNGMCREGDTIGALRLLEEMEAKGCSPNSCTYNTLLHGLCKSRLLEKGIELYQMMKSSDMKLETAAYATFVRSLCREGRVAEAYEVFDYAVESKSLTDVAAYTTLESTLKWSRKAREQGLAV